The Fragaria vesca subsp. vesca linkage group LG2, FraVesHawaii_1.0, whole genome shotgun sequence genome includes a window with the following:
- the LOC101292757 gene encoding putative rRNA methylase YtqB-like isoform 1: MLAMAVPLRLSWAWGHKSLPTIFQHFPGKFNLKASTSSDDLVSLSLPQNSPLSGLEDVLLSFILGKKRATEVAHSVWRRVVQEGDTVIDTTCGNGHDTLAMLKMVADASGKGSIYGMDIQEVALQKTSSLLEESVSLKEKELVKLFSKCHSKMREILPPDTCVRLVAFNLGYLPGGDKTIITESGTTLKALEVAKDILLPGGLISLVVYVGHPGGWEELQIVRHFVSRLSVEKWICCEYQSSNRSMSPILVFLFKRC; this comes from the exons ATGTTGGCAATGGCAGTGCCACTGAGGTTATCATGGGCTTGGGGTCACAAATCCCTCCCCACAATTTTCCAACACTTTCCCGGAAAATTTAACCTCAAAGCTTCAACTTCCAGCGACGACTTGGTTTCGCTTTCTTTGCCCCAAAACTCTCCTCTCTCTG GATTGGAGGATGTATTGTTGAGCTTTATCTTGGGCAAGAAGAGGGCCACAGAAGTTGCTCACTC GGTTTGGAGACGTGTGGTTCAAGAAGGAGATACGGTAATTGACACCACTTGTGGCAATGGTCATGATACCTTAGCAATGCTCAAGATGGTTGCTGATGCATCGGGTAAGGGTTCAATTTATGGAATGGATATTCAGGAAGTTGCTTTACAGAAAACTTCTTCTTTGCTGGAAGAATCAGTCAGCCTAAAAGAG AAAGAACTTGTTAAGCTCTTCTCCAAATGTCACAGTAAAATGCGTGAAATTCTTCCGCCGGATACCTGTGTTAG GCTTGTTGCTTTCAACCTAGGCTATCTTCCTGGTGGTGACAAAACAATAATCACTGAATCAGGAACAACACTGAAAGCATTGGAAGTTGCAAAAGATATCCTGCTGCCGGGAGGGCTTATCAGCTTAGTGGTTTATGTGGGGCATCCTGGTGGATG GGAAGAGCTGCAGATTGTACGACACTTTGTTTCTAGACTATCTGTTGAGAAATGGATCTGCTGTGAGTATCAGTCATCAAATCGATCAATGTCTCCAATACTTGTTTTCTTATTCAAAAGATGTTGA
- the LOC101292757 gene encoding putative rRNA methylase YtqB-like isoform 2, which yields MLAMAVPLRLSWAWGHKSLPTIFQHFPGKFNLKASTSSDDLVSLSLPQNSPLSGLEDVLLSFILGKKRATEVAHSVWRRVVQEGDTVIDTTCGNGHDTLAMLKMVADASGKGSIYGMDIQEVALQKTSSLLEESVSLKEKELVKLFSKCHSKMREILPPDTCVRLVAFNLGYLPGGDKTIITESGTTLKALEVAKDILLPGGLISLVVYVGHPGGWQNLSCTTSFSDMSSKLPA from the exons ATGTTGGCAATGGCAGTGCCACTGAGGTTATCATGGGCTTGGGGTCACAAATCCCTCCCCACAATTTTCCAACACTTTCCCGGAAAATTTAACCTCAAAGCTTCAACTTCCAGCGACGACTTGGTTTCGCTTTCTTTGCCCCAAAACTCTCCTCTCTCTG GATTGGAGGATGTATTGTTGAGCTTTATCTTGGGCAAGAAGAGGGCCACAGAAGTTGCTCACTC GGTTTGGAGACGTGTGGTTCAAGAAGGAGATACGGTAATTGACACCACTTGTGGCAATGGTCATGATACCTTAGCAATGCTCAAGATGGTTGCTGATGCATCGGGTAAGGGTTCAATTTATGGAATGGATATTCAGGAAGTTGCTTTACAGAAAACTTCTTCTTTGCTGGAAGAATCAGTCAGCCTAAAAGAG AAAGAACTTGTTAAGCTCTTCTCCAAATGTCACAGTAAAATGCGTGAAATTCTTCCGCCGGATACCTGTGTTAG GCTTGTTGCTTTCAACCTAGGCTATCTTCCTGGTGGTGACAAAACAATAATCACTGAATCAGGAACAACACTGAAAGCATTGGAAGTTGCAAAAGATATCCTGCTGCCGGGAGGGCTTATCAGCTTAGTGGTTTATGTGGGGCATCCTGGTGGATG GCAAAACCTTAGTTGTACTACATCCTTTTCAGATATGTCTTCAAAATTACCTGCTTAG
- the LOC101300218 gene encoding protein FAR1-RELATED SEQUENCE 9-like, producing the protein MTTTQRSESINKFLKRFFSRNLYLRQWVKQYELALDDRREKERLAEVATSQTKRIFLSNWKMEVEAAKKYTKNIFYHFQGEYKKCLDLKLELESDDGIIQRYIVERPGNPFLRRSVTYCPSNQSIVCSCNRFEFEGILCSHALKLLRELAVPSLPSRYYLKRWKHDARHV; encoded by the exons ATGACAACAACACAGAGAAGTGAAAGCATAAATAAGTTTCTGAAAAGGTTCTTTTCTAGAAACCTTTATCTTCGTCAGTGGGTCAAACAATATGAACTAGCACTAGATGATCGAAGAGAAAAAGAGAGGCTTGCAGAGGTTGCAACGTCACAAACAAAGCGCATCTTTTTATCAAATTGGAAAATGGAGGTCGAAGCAGCAAAGAAGTACACAAAAAACATTTTTTATCACTTTCAGGGTGAGTATAAAAAATGTTTAGATCTGAAATTGGAGTTAGAAAGTGATGATGGCATAATACAAAGATATATAGTTGAAAGACCGGGCAATCCATTTTTGAGAAGGTCAGTAACATATTGCCCTTCAAATCAGTCGATTGTTTGTAGTTGCAACAGATTTGAATTTGAAGGGATTCTTTGTTCACATGCACTGAAACTACTTCGTGAGTTAGCTGTGCCTTCATTACCATCTAGATATTACCTAAAGAGATGGAAACATGATGCTAGACAT GTCTGA
- the LOC101300507 gene encoding probable inactive receptor kinase At1g48480-like: MKPPPPKLAFVLVLLLTSCLGLTASTNDDLASDREALLSFRAAVGGRSTLWNVTETNPCSWSGVTCVSDRVTELRAPGWGLNGPLPLGLGNLTQLRALSLRRNALYGQIPNDLANLLKLDSLYLQGNRFSGPIPEFIFGLQSMERLDLSHNNFSGQISPGFSKLSKLVSLHLEGNQLNGSIPELDLPLLGQFNVSYNRLNGSVPGKLSGWPVEAFAGNLQLCGKPLTTACNGTGTQSSKNQLSGGAIAGIVIGCLVGFLIIVAIFYFLCGRKKKGEQGANYVASTSRSSQAVEVAKGSLESSSAEYSIAQKGNVNSKHLVFFGNAVKVFDLEDLLRASAEVLGKGTFGTAYKAALEMGVSMAVKRLKEVIVSEKEFKDKMDEIGHMEHVNLVPLRAYYYSRDEKLLVYDYMPMGSLSALLHGNRGSGRTPLNWETRSGIAVGAARAITYLHSHGPTISHGNIKSSNILLTSSYEACVSDFCLAHFASPASTPNRVSGYRAPEVTDTNKITQKADVYSFGVLLLELLTGKPPTQALMTEEGVDLPRWVHSVVREEWTVEVFDLELLRYQNVEDEMVQLLQIALECTVQYPDKRPSMAEVASQIEELYSASLKHGLDEF; encoded by the exons ATGAAGCCTCCTCCTCCGAAACTGGCCTTTGTTTTGGTGTTGTTGTTGACCAGTTGTCTTGGCTTGACGGCCAGCACCAACGATGATCTGGCTTCCGACAGAGAGGCTCTGTTGAGCTTCAGAGCTGCCGTGGGAGGTCGCTCAACGCTGTGGAATGTGACGGAGACCAACCCCTGTTCTTGGTCTGGTGTGACGTGCGTGTCGGACCGAGTCACCGAGTTACGCGCTCCCGGTTGGGGACTCAATGGCCCTCTGCCTCTGGGTCTCGGCAACCTCACCCAACTCCGAGCCCTGTCTCTCCGCAGAAACGCGCTTTACGGCCAAATCCCTAATGACCTTGCCAACCTCCTCAAACTTGACAGCCTCTACTTGCAAGGTAACAGATTCTCGGGCCCTATTCCTGAGTTTATCTTCGGTCTGCAGAGCATGGAGAGGTTGGATCTCTCTCACAATAATTTTTCCGGTCAGATTTCTCCGGGGTTTAGTAAGTTGAGCAAGTTGGTGTCCCTGCATTTGGAGGGCAACCAGCTTAATGGGTCGATTCCGGAGTTGGATTTGCCGCTTCTTGGACAGTTCAATGTGTCTTATAACCGGCTTAATGGGTCCGTACCCGGAAAGCTTTCGGGCTGGCCGGTGGAGGCCTTTGCAGGGAACTTGCAGCTGTGTGGGAAGCCGTTGACGACGGCCTGTAATGGGACTGGGACTCAGAGTTCTAAGAATCAGCTTTCGGGTGGAGCAATTGCAGGGATTGTCATAGGTTGCTTAGTTGGATTCTTGATCATTGTTGCCATTTTCTACTTCTTGTGTGGAAGAAAGAAAAAAGGGGAACAGGGTGCTAATTATGTTGCTTCTACTTCGCGGAGTAGTCAGGCGGTTGAAGTCGCAAAGGGATCATTGGAGAGTTCTAGTGCGGAGTACTCTATCGCCCAAAAGGGGAATGTGAATAGCAAGCACTTGGTGTTTTTTGGGAACGCGGTGAAGGTGTTTGATTTGGAGGATTTGTTGAGGGCATCCGCTGAGGTACTTGGGAAGGGGACTTTCGGGACGGCTTATAAGGCAGCTCTGGAAATGGGGGTGTCCATGGCAGTGAAGAGGTTGAAGGAAGTAATTGTGTCGGAGAAGGAATTTAAGGACAAGATGGATGAGATTGGGCATATGGAGCATGTGAACTTGGTGCCACTCAGGGCTTACTATTATAGCAGAGACGAGAAGCTTCTGGTTTATGATTACATGCCTATGGGAAGCTTGTCTGCTCTTTTACATG GGAACAGAGGCTCAGGAAGGACTCCGTTGAATTGGGAAACAAGGTCTGGCATTGCTGTTGGAGCTGCTCGTGCAATTACATACTTGCACTCTCATGGTCCAACAATCTCCCATGGAAACATCAAATCTTCAAATATTCTTCTCACATCGTCCTATGAAGCTTGCGTCTCTGACTTTTGCCTTGCTCATTTTGCAAGCCCAGCCTCTACTCCGAATCGTGTATCCGGTTATCGTGCCCCAGAAGTCACAGATACTAATAAAATAACCCAAAAGGCTGATGTTTACAGCTTTGGTGTATTGCTATTGGAGCTGCTTACTGGGAAGCCTCCAACCCAAGCCCTCATGACTGAGGAAGGAGTAGACCTTCCAAGATGGGTTCACTCTGTTGTTCGAGAGGAGTGGACTGTGGAGGTGTTTGACCTTGAGCTTCTCAGGTACCAGAATGTTGAGGACGAAATGGTTCAGCTTTTACAGATAGCACTTGAATGTACCGTTCAGTACCCTGATAAGCGGCCTTCAATGGCTGAAGTGGCTAGCCAGATTGAGGAGCTTTATAGTGCCAGCTTGAAGCATGGACTAGATGAATTTTAG